The Anabaena sp. WA102 genome contains a region encoding:
- a CDS encoding DNA methyltransferase codes for MKFNRNQVKTYLQSSDFTSLFIEELGWDYADGSPIYLTVDEENYTIEAAAQKRGMMVYHCVSENGILPNSKVRKKIDTEVTSYSQEHLIIYTDKKQEKQVWQWVKRESANKTKAKETTFNITQSGELLTQKLESLFIDFAEEENLTLTDVTQRTQKAFDIEKITKKFFDDFQLEHRKFVTFIKGIDNIKDANWYASVILNRLMFIYFLQKKGFLDHGNTDYLQDKLKVSQTKGKDLYYQEFLQTLFFDGFGKAEKFRKDGTAALIGRIKYINGGLFLPHIIEEKYRGKIRISDGGFEDIFKLFSGYTWHLDDTPSGKDDEINPDVLGYIFEKYINQKEFGAYYTKPEITNYLCERTINKFIREKIGNVPSFPCSAWECEPRGSASKIEEVEPLRGHSQSGDWERENNQLCQQLLDEILPQLSILDPACGSGAFLVAALQHLIKIYTAIFDFIQVSGNESNQARLSKIQQDHPSLDYYIKKRVITDNLYGVDIMEEAGAIRC; via the coding sequence ATGAAGTTCAATCGCAATCAAGTTAAAACATATCTCCAATCATCTGATTTTACATCTTTATTTATTGAAGAGTTGGGTTGGGATTATGCTGATGGTTCTCCCATTTATTTAACTGTAGATGAGGAAAATTATACTATAGAAGCTGCTGCCCAAAAACGCGGGATGATGGTTTATCATTGTGTATCTGAAAATGGCATTTTACCCAATTCTAAAGTTAGAAAAAAGATTGATACGGAAGTTACAAGTTATAGTCAAGAACATTTAATTATTTATACTGATAAAAAGCAAGAAAAGCAGGTTTGGCAATGGGTAAAAAGAGAATCTGCAAATAAAACTAAAGCCAAGGAAACTACTTTTAATATTACTCAATCTGGAGAGTTATTAACTCAAAAGTTGGAATCTTTATTTATTGATTTTGCTGAAGAAGAAAATTTAACTTTAACTGATGTTACTCAACGCACTCAAAAGGCTTTTGATATTGAAAAGATTACTAAAAAGTTTTTTGATGATTTCCAGTTAGAACATCGGAAATTTGTTACCTTTATTAAAGGTATAGATAATATCAAGGATGCTAATTGGTATGCTTCGGTGATTTTGAATCGGTTGATGTTTATTTATTTTCTCCAGAAAAAGGGGTTTTTAGATCATGGAAATACTGATTATTTACAAGATAAGTTGAAGGTTAGTCAAACCAAAGGTAAAGATTTATATTATCAAGAGTTTTTACAAACTTTGTTTTTTGATGGTTTTGGTAAAGCTGAAAAGTTCCGTAAAGATGGAACTGCGGCTTTAATTGGTAGAATTAAATATATTAATGGTGGGTTATTTTTACCCCATATTATTGAAGAGAAATATCGCGGAAAAATTAGAATTAGTGATGGTGGTTTTGAGGATATATTTAAGTTATTTTCTGGTTATACTTGGCATTTAGATGATACTCCCAGTGGTAAAGATGATGAAATTAATCCTGATGTTTTAGGGTATATTTTTGAGAAGTATATTAACCAAAAGGAGTTTGGCGCTTATTATACTAAACCGGAAATTACTAATTATCTTTGTGAACGGACTATTAATAAGTTTATTCGTGAGAAGATTGGTAATGTACCCTCGTTCCCATGCTCTGCGTGGGAATGTGAACCCAGAGGCTCTGCCTCGAAAATAGAGGAGGTAGAACCTCTAAGAGGGCATTCCCAGTCTGGAGACTGGGAACGAGAAAATAATCAATTGTGTCAGCAATTATTAGATGAGATATTACCTCAGCTTTCAATTTTAGATCCTGCTTGTGGTAGTGGGGCTTTTTTGGTGGCTGCTTTACAACATTTAATTAAGATTTATACTGCCATTTTTGACTTTATTCAAGTTTCGGGAAATGAGTCAAATCAAGCTAGATTAAGTAAGATTCAACAAGATCATCCTTCTTTGGATTATTATATCAAAAAGCGGGTAATTACTGACAATCTCTATGGTGTGGATATCATGGAGGAAGCGGGTGCGATTCGTTGTTAG
- a CDS encoding group II intron reverse transcriptase/maturase — MIRHRDNSSESWKTLPWKKFRRNLFRLQKRVYKAVQVGDKRKAKSLQKLILKSTAARLLAIRQVTQLNTGKKTAGIDGKTALTFEQRFQLSEKLRTECNGWKHQGLREIPIPKKDGKTRILKVPTIADRAYQCLVKYALEPAHEATFHARSYGFRTGRSAHDAQKYLFDNLRSFCNGKDKRVIELDIEKCFDRINHTAIMDRLIAPYSIRQGIFRCLKAGVNPEFPEQGTPQGGVVSPLLANIALNGIESIHRYHGVSNRRITDKTPRKDITEPTIRYADDMVIILRPQDDATDILDKISQFLAERGMKVSEKKTKLTAATDGFDFLGWHFKVQNNGKFRCVPSVDNYKAFRKKVKHIVNNSNYGATTKAEKLAPVVRGWRNYHRFCKMDGSRNSLFHIETRAFRVFNRETKQNRYTSKKLLDKAFPSVPYSENKHINVKGEKSPYDGDLTYWSERNSKLYDSHTSKALKRQNHKCGHCGLKMLSDEKVHLHHVDGNHENWKIKNLLAIHESCHDYIHMSKSES, encoded by the coding sequence ATGATTAGACACAGAGACAACTCTAGTGAATCCTGGAAGACGTTACCGTGGAAGAAATTCCGCCGTAACCTATTCCGCCTACAAAAACGCGTGTATAAAGCGGTTCAAGTTGGCGACAAGCGCAAAGCAAAGTCACTACAAAAGCTGATTCTGAAATCAACCGCAGCGAGATTACTGGCTATCCGTCAAGTAACACAGCTAAATACTGGAAAAAAGACAGCGGGAATAGACGGGAAAACCGCGCTCACATTCGAGCAAAGGTTTCAACTGAGTGAAAAGCTCAGAACCGAATGTAACGGCTGGAAACACCAGGGGTTGCGTGAAATACCCATCCCTAAAAAGGATGGAAAAACCCGGATTCTCAAAGTCCCCACTATTGCGGATAGGGCGTATCAATGCCTTGTCAAATACGCACTAGAACCAGCACACGAAGCAACCTTCCACGCTAGGAGCTACGGTTTCAGAACGGGACGCTCGGCACATGACGCGCAAAAATACTTGTTTGACAACCTACGCTCATTTTGCAATGGAAAAGATAAACGAGTTATAGAACTCGATATTGAAAAATGCTTCGACAGGATAAACCACACCGCCATAATGGATAGACTCATCGCTCCTTATAGCATAAGACAGGGAATTTTCCGATGTCTCAAAGCCGGAGTTAATCCAGAGTTTCCCGAACAGGGAACACCGCAGGGCGGGGTAGTGAGTCCACTATTAGCTAACATCGCCTTAAACGGGATTGAAAGTATTCATAGATATCATGGGGTATCTAACAGAAGAATCACCGACAAAACCCCCAGGAAAGATATTACCGAGCCAACAATTCGCTATGCGGATGACATGGTAATAATACTCCGACCCCAGGACGATGCCACAGATATACTTGACAAAATCAGTCAGTTCCTAGCAGAGCGGGGAATGAAAGTCAGCGAGAAAAAGACAAAGCTAACCGCCGCGACAGATGGGTTTGATTTCCTCGGCTGGCATTTCAAAGTCCAGAATAACGGAAAGTTTAGATGTGTCCCTTCAGTGGATAACTACAAAGCTTTTCGCAAGAAAGTAAAACACATCGTCAACAACTCGAATTATGGTGCTACCACAAAGGCTGAGAAATTAGCCCCAGTAGTTAGAGGTTGGAGGAATTATCACCGCTTTTGCAAGATGGACGGTTCACGTAACTCATTATTCCACATCGAAACAAGAGCATTTAGGGTATTCAACAGGGAAACGAAACAGAATCGCTACACTAGCAAGAAATTACTAGATAAGGCATTCCCATCAGTTCCCTACTCCGAAAACAAACACATCAATGTTAAAGGTGAAAAATCGCCTTATGACGGAGATTTAACTTATTGGAGCGAACGTAACAGTAAGCTCTATGACAGTCATACCTCTAAAGCCCTCAAACGGCAAAACCATAAATGTGGACATTGTGGATTAAAAATGCTTAGTGATGAAAAGGTACATCTGCATCATGTTGATGGAAACCACGAAAACTGGAAAATAAAGAACCTTTTAGCCATTCACGAAAGCTGCCACGATTATATTCACATGAGCAAAAGCGAAAGCTAA
- the hpsA gene encoding hormogonium polysaccharide biosynthesis protein HpsA — MYRKRQLSKIFTKLIRRFLTHSKKQIIWLLWTTFGTRKQWKVTTAGFVLPTVAMVSMVVVLLTTTIMLRSFDRAKNASNVRINEIVLSAAIPAIDRSRAKINKLFEDISLPKITPTDAELYKVLDDINNIDNINKYTFADETKLQISFDISGNSVIEQPTINTSLYDNETVNTAWKFPVDTDNNGKFDSYTLYGILFRTPRNISGKYARARNRLEARTSPMIKGILDTNCTTNNNPILVGNTGWIKQNNELKKSFFVYTVTVPIITLPSDTTNYEKYQGSKGFAALEYQQDRIQIPPSNIAIYNDDLEINPDTALNLNGGIFTNSNFLTGGSGQVQLYQISSKESCYYKSKNSKIIVGGNLGAGGFKSAGTTTTKVDLFKGTTTNPAASTWEASVTNSSSNLMYNNLAYINRINKLISSQFANAISSDPSEVKTGIENKKQDLGLSSFTTAEFDAIRRQQLQLYFQKRTRRVPYQEVNFASTETFPANVLQGSGDKLRPIDKWMYATDPSDGKTGTGYSTLTLNATGKSLQPQATEPQALKNAGGIETTLGDRVIVSNNLSEIWWDTTAATSSGNNVPEQWWNTSNNPKGFLGNSITHAQEISGIKWNAGDTTKTRTRQSFVQTEPLANLADTGRDGAWELDAAKIPKDITEPVGGLRVVTGAGVYLSAADTTTTVNSTVKEIWSDTMPVPGTAPTTKTIAPYYLYDSSITYKWREITNANTPYLKMRATAVYHYKSANYNAKIPTPIACVSSFYVPTNSTTAKNLTGLPWNVATGGLSNNGIVYPAPTSTKGESHYAKVLSYLSQLTYPNGRLIDDGLLVKALAKTANRTISEQSTIDAQICALQILDGTISPSNSVIPHGAIYETSLLDSREIVRNSSSNNTTYDYPIIDRQPLEIRATVLDLNQLRTKTIGTSSPSQEYLLPSSGIIYATRNDALLDASGTSGIQTDAQKLVSPVDHILDSTRRPNAIMLINGSKLGRGTTNTYREEEKGLILASNLPVYIKGNFNLHTQEEFTQTLANDWNNFYTRTSTNLNPNFACRSGNPQLPNCPTGDEWRPATVLGDAVTLLSGNFREGFRDEGDYDWNNSLVGTPAPGFSAVNFFGANGKWADINNSGFPKDFDTATTGYQGSSYVNNFVTPLVRMIPARQYAYEICSSAVKDECFCSATDTTAQCAVKTKRWTINNVAFNGYNSSSGNSNGWEALPFKRLALKRDLTTTLLTTPLTIYGIPASGNKLAEYPVGGTTSPALALDSSGNQFLVPWLLPNSSNVFEPVLQIQKPFATETDFTNTTVISSVNDTSKTPKESQDSKNWLQPVLADTTFNLNVAAGDSPARPTEDNGGLQNFTRFMENWASSHGQKTAKISGSFIQLKKSAYATGTYNVNVGASSIVYPIVNDSGAATGYLPPTRNWNYDVALLSQSPDRFASKLVLTSPDLPDEYFREVGKDDKWVETLLCAKTTNSGTPYALAQNQRPSTCK; from the coding sequence ATGTATCGCAAACGTCAGTTATCAAAAATCTTCACCAAATTGATTCGGCGGTTTTTGACCCACTCAAAAAAACAAATTATTTGGTTACTGTGGACTACTTTCGGTACTCGGAAACAATGGAAAGTAACAACCGCAGGTTTCGTATTACCGACAGTGGCAATGGTCTCAATGGTAGTAGTATTATTGACCACTACTATTATGTTACGTTCCTTTGACCGAGCCAAAAATGCTAGTAATGTCCGCATTAACGAAATTGTACTTAGTGCTGCTATTCCAGCAATTGATCGTAGTCGAGCTAAAATCAACAAACTCTTTGAAGATATATCATTACCAAAAATCACCCCCACAGACGCAGAATTATATAAAGTTCTTGATGACATAAACAATATAGACAACATTAATAAATACACCTTTGCAGACGAAACCAAACTGCAAATAAGTTTTGATATTAGTGGCAATAGTGTAATTGAGCAACCTACTATAAATACATCATTATATGATAACGAAACAGTAAATACAGCCTGGAAATTTCCTGTTGATACTGACAATAATGGGAAATTTGATAGTTACACTCTCTATGGCATTTTATTTAGAACTCCCAGAAATATTAGTGGTAAATATGCCCGCGCGAGAAACCGCTTAGAAGCCAGAACTTCACCAATGATCAAAGGAATTTTAGATACTAATTGCACCACAAATAACAACCCAATATTGGTCGGTAATACAGGTTGGATTAAACAAAATAATGAGCTAAAAAAATCCTTTTTTGTTTATACAGTTACAGTACCAATTATAACTTTGCCTAGTGATACTACCAATTATGAGAAATATCAAGGCAGTAAAGGTTTTGCCGCCCTAGAATATCAACAAGACCGCATCCAAATACCACCCAGTAACATTGCTATTTATAACGATGATCTAGAAATTAATCCCGATACAGCCCTAAATCTTAATGGTGGAATATTTACTAATAGTAATTTTTTAACAGGTGGTTCTGGTCAAGTTCAATTATATCAAATCAGTAGTAAAGAATCCTGTTATTACAAATCTAAAAATTCTAAAATTATCGTCGGTGGAAATTTAGGAGCAGGTGGTTTTAAAAGTGCAGGAACTACCACAACTAAAGTTGATTTATTCAAAGGTACTACTACTAATCCTGCTGCTTCTACATGGGAGGCATCTGTTACTAACAGTTCTAGTAACCTCATGTACAATAACCTCGCTTATATAAATCGGATTAATAAACTGATTTCTAGTCAATTTGCTAATGCTATTAGTAGTGATCCATCCGAAGTGAAAACAGGTATTGAAAATAAAAAACAAGATTTAGGTTTATCCAGTTTCACAACAGCGGAATTTGATGCAATTCGTCGTCAACAATTACAGCTTTATTTCCAAAAACGGACTCGTCGCGTACCTTATCAAGAGGTTAATTTTGCCAGTACAGAGACATTTCCTGCTAATGTACTTCAAGGTAGTGGTGATAAATTGCGTCCTATTGATAAATGGATGTATGCCACAGATCCCAGTGATGGTAAAACAGGGACAGGCTACAGTACATTAACTTTAAATGCTACGGGTAAATCTCTACAACCACAAGCTACAGAACCACAGGCACTTAAAAATGCTGGTGGTATAGAAACTACGTTAGGTGACAGAGTTATAGTTAGCAATAACTTATCGGAAATCTGGTGGGATACAACCGCAGCAACATCTTCAGGAAATAATGTTCCTGAACAATGGTGGAATACAAGTAACAACCCCAAGGGATTTTTAGGGAATAGTATTACCCATGCACAAGAAATTAGTGGGATTAAATGGAATGCAGGGGATACAACTAAAACTCGGACAAGACAATCTTTTGTCCAAACAGAACCATTAGCAAATTTAGCAGATACAGGTAGAGATGGTGCATGGGAATTAGACGCAGCTAAAATTCCCAAAGATATTACAGAACCGGTGGGTGGTTTGCGAGTTGTTACAGGTGCAGGAGTATATCTGAGTGCAGCCGATACTACAACTACCGTCAACAGCACAGTTAAAGAAATATGGTCAGATACTATGCCAGTTCCTGGGACTGCACCAACGACAAAAACCATTGCCCCATACTATCTATATGATTCTTCCATTACATATAAATGGCGTGAGATCACCAATGCTAATACACCATATTTGAAAATGCGGGCTACAGCAGTATATCATTACAAATCTGCTAACTATAACGCTAAAATACCCACTCCTATAGCTTGTGTGAGTAGTTTTTATGTTCCTACCAACAGCACTACTGCCAAAAATCTCACAGGACTACCTTGGAATGTTGCCACGGGTGGACTATCCAATAATGGCATAGTTTATCCTGCACCTACATCTACTAAAGGTGAGAGTCATTATGCTAAAGTCTTAAGCTATCTATCTCAATTAACTTATCCCAATGGGCGATTAATAGATGATGGCTTACTGGTCAAAGCATTAGCAAAAACAGCAAACCGGACTATTTCTGAACAGTCTACTATTGATGCTCAAATCTGCGCCCTACAAATTCTCGATGGTACTATTAGTCCCAGTAATTCCGTCATTCCTCATGGTGCAATTTATGAAACATCATTATTGGACTCCAGGGAAATTGTCCGTAATAGTTCATCTAATAATACAACCTATGATTATCCCATCATAGACAGACAACCTTTAGAAATTCGGGCTACTGTGTTGGACCTTAACCAACTGCGAACAAAAACCATTGGTACTTCCTCACCATCGCAAGAATACTTATTACCTAGTAGTGGTATTATCTACGCAACTCGTAATGATGCTTTACTAGATGCGTCTGGTACATCAGGCATACAAACAGACGCGCAAAAATTAGTAAGTCCTGTTGACCATATTCTTGATTCTACTCGTCGTCCCAATGCAATTATGCTCATCAATGGAAGCAAACTAGGACGGGGAACAACAAATACTTACCGAGAAGAAGAAAAAGGTTTAATTTTAGCCAGTAATTTGCCCGTATACATTAAAGGTAACTTTAATCTCCATACTCAAGAGGAATTTACACAAACTCTAGCAAATGACTGGAATAATTTTTACACTCGTACTAGCACCAACCTTAATCCTAACTTTGCTTGTCGTTCTGGTAATCCTCAACTACCCAATTGTCCTACTGGGGATGAATGGCGACCCGCAACAGTCTTAGGTGATGCTGTTACCTTGCTTTCTGGCAACTTTAGAGAAGGTTTTCGTGATGAAGGAGATTATGACTGGAATAATAGTCTAGTTGGTACACCAGCGCCAGGGTTTTCCGCAGTTAATTTCTTTGGTGCAAATGGTAAATGGGCTGATATAAATAATTCTGGTTTTCCTAAAGACTTTGATACAGCCACAACAGGATACCAAGGTAGTTCCTATGTAAATAACTTTGTCACACCATTGGTGAGGATGATACCAGCTAGACAGTATGCTTATGAAATTTGTAGTTCAGCAGTGAAAGACGAATGTTTTTGTAGTGCAACGGATACCACTGCTCAATGTGCTGTCAAAACTAAACGCTGGACAATAAATAATGTTGCTTTCAATGGATATAACAGTTCTAGCGGAAATTCAAATGGTTGGGAAGCATTACCATTTAAGCGGCTGGCTTTGAAACGTGATTTAACTACCACTTTGCTAACTACTCCTCTAACTATCTACGGAATTCCTGCCAGTGGCAATAAACTAGCAGAATATCCAGTAGGTGGCACAACCTCACCAGCACTAGCCCTAGACTCCAGTGGTAATCAATTTCTTGTTCCTTGGTTACTACCCAATAGTAGTAATGTATTTGAACCAGTTTTACAAATTCAAAAACCCTTTGCCACTGAAACTGACTTTACTAACACTACAGTAATAAGTAGTGTAAATGATACATCAAAAACACCAAAAGAGAGTCAAGATAGTAAGAACTGGTTGCAACCAGTATTAGCAGACACTACTTTTAACTTGAATGTCGCCGCAGGAGATAGTCCCGCCCGGCCAACAGAAGATAATGGTGGTTTACAAAACTTTACCCGGTTTATGGAGAATTGGGCATCTTCTCATGGTCAAAAAACAGCAAAGATTTCTGGTTCTTTTATCCAATTGAAAAAAAGTGCTTATGCTACGGGGACATATAACGTTAATGTGGGAGCTAGTAGCATTGTATATCCTATTGTAAATGATAGTGGTGCGGCTACAGGTTATCTTCCGCCCACAAGAAATTGGAATTATGATGTCGCGCTTTTATCACAATCTCCCGACAGATTCGCTAGTAAATTGGTACTCACATCACCGGATTTACCAGATGAGTATTTCCGGGAAGTTGGCAAAGATGATAAATGGGTAGAGACTTTGTTATGTGCTAAAACGACCAATTCCGGTACTCCCTACGCCCTAGCTCAAAATCAGCGCCCTTCTACCTGTAAATGA
- a CDS encoding tetratricopeptide repeat protein, with amino-acid sequence MIEQVIKAFECKDYQTAAKLIQQMLVESPDNPWVQLYFGKLKEVSHQFLEAEKVYRQLLRTTTHSKIISQARQGLQRLEEVKQEEKQRAIVKATTAPDNKELGILVLEPINNELKTIAASNFAQIMQVDAYTARMILPSQNWRVYRIAQVGELAFYGTQLQQAGIPCFWVKIPQIQQIQVFQVKHLSINKSQIKVVCQNEANQTGSMKFDLSEVTDRVMGLLPIFEQVVDVNAKGKIERKTKTQDYAQFCDLHLPNRRSILRIYDQGYEFQQGLDSQSQANHNTIRINWNNLMAWVENQLPEVKVWSDFKPFAQIVIDQTDILKQIPSHINLFRPEQSNWDTAFHLYSGIIFTKNAL; translated from the coding sequence ATGATAGAGCAAGTTATTAAAGCTTTTGAATGTAAAGATTATCAAACAGCAGCCAAATTAATCCAACAAATGTTGGTAGAGTCCCCGGATAATCCTTGGGTACAATTGTATTTTGGTAAGTTAAAAGAAGTTTCTCATCAATTCCTAGAAGCTGAAAAAGTATATCGTCAATTACTTCGCACGACGACGCATAGTAAAATTATTTCTCAAGCCCGTCAAGGTTTACAGCGATTAGAAGAAGTTAAACAAGAAGAAAAACAAAGAGCTATAGTTAAAGCAACAACCGCACCTGATAACAAGGAATTGGGAATATTAGTTTTAGAACCGATTAATAACGAACTGAAAACCATCGCAGCCAGCAATTTTGCCCAAATCATGCAGGTAGATGCTTACACAGCAAGAATGATATTACCTAGCCAAAATTGGCGGGTTTATCGCATTGCTCAAGTTGGAGAATTAGCATTCTATGGAACACAATTACAACAGGCTGGTATTCCCTGTTTTTGGGTAAAAATTCCTCAAATTCAACAAATTCAAGTATTTCAAGTTAAACATTTATCAATAAATAAATCTCAAATCAAAGTAGTTTGTCAAAATGAAGCAAATCAAACTGGTTCGATGAAATTTGATTTATCAGAAGTTACTGATAGAGTAATGGGACTTTTACCCATTTTTGAACAAGTTGTAGATGTTAATGCTAAGGGGAAAATAGAACGAAAAACTAAAACTCAAGATTATGCTCAATTTTGTGATTTACATCTACCAAATAGACGGAGTATTTTGCGAATTTATGATCAAGGCTATGAGTTTCAGCAAGGTTTAGACTCTCAATCTCAAGCTAACCATAATACTATAAGAATAAACTGGAATAATTTAATGGCATGGGTTGAGAACCAGTTACCTGAAGTTAAGGTGTGGTCAGATTTTAAACCCTTTGCACAAATAGTTATAGACCAAACAGACATCCTCAAACAAATCCCATCTCACATTAATCTATTTCGCCCAGAACAAAGTAATTGGGATACAGCTTTTCATTTATATAGTGGGATTATCTTTACTAAAAATGCTTTGTAG
- the hpsC gene encoding hormogonium polysaccharide secretion pseudopilin HpsC — MMKTLKLILVNQIKVSRFINKSGGFTLIELLVALVIAFLIIAPLFNFMISVMTAERDEQAKANSELEIQTALNYISRDLQQAVYIYDAAGINAIKAQMAYQSDNTKTPILVFWNRELVSGVVPTVSGNDDTFVYSLVVYYLIKDSNTTWSKAARIARWQIKDGVELPSGVTCSGYTKKYVNDKNCPSPGFAPFHDYFQDSDSLEIGMNKWKNSGTTYTADAIVLIDYVDQTTDSPLAATCPSDMAATTTTQGITWSAIKPTSMNGFYACVDRANTTAQVFIRGNALARIYNNANAIKYTEIKKNFFPTTSVRVQGRGFLYK; from the coding sequence ATGATGAAAACGCTGAAATTGATCCTTGTAAATCAAATAAAAGTTTCCAGATTTATTAATAAATCTGGCGGTTTTACGCTCATTGAATTATTAGTAGCTTTGGTGATTGCATTTTTAATTATTGCACCATTATTCAACTTTATGATTAGTGTCATGACCGCAGAGAGAGATGAACAAGCTAAGGCAAATTCTGAGTTAGAAATTCAAACTGCACTTAATTATATTTCTCGTGATTTACAACAGGCTGTTTATATTTATGATGCTGCTGGTATTAATGCTATAAAAGCTCAAATGGCTTACCAAAGTGATAATACTAAAACTCCTATATTGGTTTTTTGGAACCGGGAATTAGTTAGTGGTGTAGTTCCCACTGTATCAGGCAATGATGATACTTTTGTCTATTCCTTAGTTGTTTATTATTTAATCAAAGATAGTAATACAACTTGGTCAAAAGCGGCTCGTATTGCTAGATGGCAAATTAAAGACGGTGTGGAACTTCCTAGCGGTGTAACTTGTTCTGGATATACTAAAAAGTATGTTAATGACAAAAATTGTCCGAGTCCCGGTTTTGCTCCATTTCATGATTATTTTCAAGACTCTGATAGTTTAGAAATAGGAATGAACAAATGGAAGAATTCTGGAACTACTTATACTGCTGATGCTATAGTGTTGATTGATTATGTAGATCAAACTACAGATTCACCACTAGCAGCTACTTGTCCTAGTGATATGGCAGCTACAACTACAACACAGGGAATTACTTGGTCAGCAATTAAACCAACGAGTATGAATGGTTTTTATGCCTGTGTAGATAGAGCTAATACAACAGCGCAGGTATTTATTCGAGGTAATGCCCTAGCTCGTATTTATAACAATGCAAATGCAATTAAATATACAGAGATTAAAAAAAATTTTTTTCCTACAACCAGTGTGAGAGTGCAAGGACGGGGATTTTTATATAAATAG
- the hpsB gene encoding hormogonium polysaccharide secretion pseudopilin HpsB — protein sequence MMKPKSQSKTLFYRDSGFTIIESLIAMVVVSILLVSITPILVLSTAIRVQSRRVEKATHAANTFIDGIKTGSIVTGSSTAPSKKITLDPTTVRTSADYLIGITQMPVPKSKSDVDVNLYLFKEDGKTCIASDSACQPNHTNLFNEFYIQAMPIIVSGIHPKTSGYRLAVRVYRSDVDFSKPLLASTSNAKKVASSVVSGIGNQQTPLIERTVDIAHSNTTFQALCYRLGLAKDQDGNNQSCQ from the coding sequence ATGATGAAACCCAAATCACAATCCAAAACATTATTTTACCGTGATTCCGGCTTTACAATTATTGAATCACTCATAGCTATGGTTGTAGTTAGTATTCTCCTAGTATCTATCACTCCTATCTTAGTCCTGTCGACAGCTATTCGTGTTCAATCCCGGCGCGTAGAAAAAGCAACTCATGCTGCAAATACTTTTATTGATGGTATTAAAACTGGTTCAATTGTTACGGGTTCAAGTACAGCACCAAGTAAAAAAATTACTTTAGACCCGACAACGGTCAGAACTTCCGCAGATTATTTAATTGGTATCACACAAATGCCAGTTCCTAAAAGCAAAAGCGATGTAGATGTAAACTTGTATCTCTTCAAAGAAGATGGAAAGACTTGTATAGCCAGTGATTCAGCTTGTCAACCAAACCATACAAATCTATTCAACGAGTTTTATATTCAAGCTATGCCCATAATCGTTAGTGGTATTCATCCAAAAACCAGTGGTTATCGTCTAGCAGTTCGGGTTTATCGCTCAGATGTTGATTTTAGTAAGCCTCTTTTAGCGAGTACAAGTAATGCCAAAAAAGTAGCTTCATCTGTTGTATCTGGTATAGGTAATCAGCAAACACCATTAATAGAAAGAACTGTTGATATTGCCCACAGTAATACTACATTTCAGGCTCTATGTTACCGTCTTGGACTAGCAAAAGATCAGGATGGTAATAATCAATCTTGTCAATAG
- a CDS encoding pilus assembly FimT family protein — protein MIYLLNKRYNDGFTLIEMIAVVLMIGILSAIVAPSWLAFIKTRNLNVAQDQVYRAMREAQSQARKEKLTYHVSFREQNNIVQWAIHPATINPSNAQWNDLDASVKLDENESTLDKLSNGVRRVQFDYIGSVPLSQLGRITLSSKSGGQAKRCVFVSTLLGAMRTAKENSKPEGSKYCY, from the coding sequence ATGATTTATTTATTAAATAAGCGATATAACGACGGTTTTACTTTAATAGAAATGATTGCAGTGGTGTTAATGATAGGGATATTATCAGCGATAGTTGCACCAAGCTGGTTAGCGTTTATAAAAACTCGCAACTTAAATGTTGCCCAAGATCAAGTTTATCGAGCCATGCGTGAAGCCCAAAGCCAAGCCAGAAAGGAAAAGTTAACTTACCACGTTAGTTTTCGAGAACAAAATAATATTGTACAATGGGCAATTCATCCGGCTACAATTAACCCATCTAATGCTCAATGGAACGACTTAGATGCTAGTGTGAAGTTAGATGAAAATGAATCCACATTAGACAAATTGTCTAATGGTGTAAGACGAGTCCAGTTTGATTACATAGGTAGTGTTCCCCTCAGCCAATTAGGCCGAATCACTCTATCTAGTAAGTCTGGCGGCCAAGCAAAGCGCTGTGTTTTTGTATCCACTTTATTAGGCGCAATGCGAACCGCGAAGGAAAATAGTAAACCTGAAGGTAGTAAATATTGCTATTGA